AGATGGCGCCTATTCCACAACCGCCAAGGCGTTGGGCCTGCCACGCTTACCGCGCTGCATCGCCATTCAGGAACGTATTTATTTGCCTGAAGATAAAATGGCCCGGTGGCAAGACACAGCCGAATTGTACCTGGGCCAGGATGTCAGCCCGGATTTATATGCCTGGGTTTTTCCCAAGTCTGATCACGTGGCAGTTGGCTGTGGGGCCGGGCCGGGCAATACGGCTGAAGCCCGCCAACTTTTGGCAAACCTGAAACAACGCATCGCCTCTCATCTGGAGGGCGGGGAGGTGTTCCTGGAAGAGGCGCACGCCCTGCCGATACATCCGCGTGAACATCTGGCTTATGAACGGGCTATGCTCATTGGCGACGCGGCTGGCCTGGTGGTGGGCACTTCTGGCGAGGGCATCTATTGGGCGATGAAGAGCGGGCAGATGGCGGCAGAGACCTTGATTCGGGTTCTGCCAGACACTTCGGAATTGGCTCTGCGCCAGTACGAACGTACCTGGTGGAAAGAATACGGCACGATGTATCGTTTTTTGCGGTGGTTGCAGAAATGGGGATATGGCAATGAGCGGCAAATGGAAGTCTTTACTGACATGTGTCGCAATCAAGATGTGCAGCAGCTTACGTTTGAGTCTTATATGCACAAGAATATGACGCCGGTTCCCTGGCTCTCTCAACTGCGTATGACGGGCGACATTATTTCGGCGCAGATTCGCCACTATCTACCTTTTCGGTCTCTTGCGAACTAATGCAACTACTAACCGTCATTGGTCCGATACTGTTTGCCGTTTTTTTGTGGTGGTTTACCACCGGATTGGTCATTGCCGTTTACGGCCGTTCCCCCCGTCTCGTTCGTCTCTGTTTTGGCGGCGCGACAGTGGCCTTGTTGGCCGCGCTGTGGGGTCTGGTGGCGACACGGCCGTTTA
This DNA window, taken from Candidatus Leptovillus gracilis, encodes the following:
- a CDS encoding geranylgeranyl diphosphate reductase codes for the protein MKPILVVGASVGGATAANTLATAGLPVILLERDLTWVKPCGGALPPVAFDEFDLPQSLISRKVHKTLIHSPSERTAEIEVAGLKESAKDYVAMACREDLDPFLRQRAVDNGAQLIEGQLLDLTVTAVGVTATYRDKISRTKKTLEAEVVIGADGAYSTTAKALGLPRLPRCIAIQERIYLPEDKMARWQDTAELYLGQDVSPDLYAWVFPKSDHVAVGCGAGPGNTAEARQLLANLKQRIASHLEGGEVFLEEAHALPIHPREHLAYERAMLIGDAAGLVVGTSGEGIYWAMKSGQMAAETLIRVLPDTSELALRQYERTWWKEYGTMYRFLRWLQKWGYGNERQMEVFTDMCRNQDVQQLTFESYMHKNMTPVPWLSQLRMTGDIISAQIRHYLPFRSLAN